Below is a window of Lentimicrobium sp. L6 DNA.
ATTTTGCTTCGAAAACATCATTCTCGAAACCCGACTTAGCACCAGGTGTTTATTATTGGAAAGTAATAGGTAGATTATCTGAAGGAGGATATAAATCAACTGAATTGAAAAGCTTTACAATTTTAGATGAGAAGGAAGCTGATTTTGATGAAAACCCTATGGTTTCGAAAATTAGAACTAATGTTTCTCCAAACCCTAACTCCCAAGGTTATGTAAGATTTAATTATGAATTATTAAACGATTCGCCTGTAAATATTAGGCTTTATAATTCATTAGGTCAAATAATATGGGAAAACAATCTGGGTAGTCAGCAAGCTGGACTTTATGAAGAAATAATTCCTCTAGAGCAAAAAAAGGCAATCTGTTTTCTGAAAATTGAGACCAATCATGGTTCTGGGATAGAAAAAATCATTGTGCGATAGTTAAATAATTCCGATATAGGTTTTTTAATCAAAGTTCAAAGAGTTTGGTGGTAATGCATTATTATGAAATCCACTACTGCTTACAATCAATAAAAAAGAGGTTGGGAATTTCCCAACCTCTTTTTGTGTATAGCTTTTAACAAATCAATAGAGTTATCCTACAGGATTAGTCATGCGACATTCTTCTCCAAATCTACTTCTCAGGATAAGCTTCTACACCCATATTATAAAACATAAATGACCAAATATCAGTGGCTTCTTCTATTATTTTTTCTGTTGACTTACCTGCGCCATGACCAGCTTTGGTTTCTATTCTGATAACAGTTGGGTTGGCACAACTTTGCTTACTTTGTAATTCGGCTGCAAACTTAAATGAATGTGCAGGAACTACTCTGTCATCATGGTCTGCCGTGGTAATCATAGTGGCAGGATAGCATGTTCTAGCTTTAAGATTATGAAGAGGAGAGTATTTAATTAAATTTTCGAACTGGATTTTATCATCACTGCTACCGTAATCAGGAACCCAATAGTAACCGATAGTAAATTTGTGATAACGCAACATATCCATTACTCCAACTTGGGGAATAGCCACTTTAAATAATTCTGGTCTTTGAGTCATACAAGCACCTACGAGTAAACCACCGTTGGAACCACCTCTGATGGCCAACTTCTCGCTACTCGTATACCCATTATCTATCAAATACTCGGCCGCAGCTATAAAGTCATCAAACACATTTTGTTTGTTTAGTTGAGTTCCTCCTTGATGCCACTCTTCTCCATATTCGCCCCCTCCTCTAATATTGGGTAAAGCATAAACACCATCATTTTCTAATAATACCAAATTGCTAATGCTAAAGTAAGGAGTCAGAGAAACATTAAATCCACCATATCCATAAAGGAGAGTAGGGTTGGTTCCATTTAATACTAATCCCTTTTTATGAACGATAAACATAGGAACTTTGGTTCCATCTTTACTGGTATAAAATACTTGTTTCGTTTCAAATTGGTCAATATCGATATCGATACCAGATTTTCTAAAAACTTCGGTTTTATTATTCTTGATGTCGTATTTGAAAGTCATACTAGGATAAGTGAAAGAAGTAAATGAATAGAATGCGGTATTACTTTCTTTATCTCCGCTAAATCCACTAATGCTACCAATGGCAGGTAATTTAATTTGATGTTCAAGGCTTCCGTCTAAA
It encodes the following:
- a CDS encoding T9SS type A sorting domain-containing protein; the protein is MVYRTDFASKTSFSKPDLAPGVYYWKVIGRLSEGGYKSTELKSFTILDEKEADFDENPMVSKIRTNVSPNPNSQGYVRFNYELLNDSPVNIRLYNSLGQIIWENNLGSQQAGLYEEIIPLEQKKAICFLKIETNHGSGIEKIIVR